In the genome of Candidatus Cloacimonadota bacterium, the window AGAAGCTGCATTTCCATGCTGGTTTCGGATAGTTTTGAGGGGGATGGCGCGTCTTCCGGCTGTGCTGTCGTGGTTCCTCCGCTGCGGCGCAGACTGGAGAGCAGAGACTGAGTGGTGATACCGAAGCTGCGCGAAATGTCAGCGACAAATAGTTCTCTTTGGATGGGATCGTCCAACTGTCTCAGAGCGTCCAAAAGGAGGTCTATGCGCTCCTTCACAGGTTCATCGATATTCGTGGAAGTGGCCATGAAATCGATGAGAGTTGGCGCTTTATCTATCAATTCTTGTAAGGCGTCTTTGCCAAAAGCAAGCAGGAAAGAATCCGGATCTTCTCCTTCGGGAAGTGTGGCGATGCGCACTTGCATGCCTTTGGAAAGGCAGAGCATACCGCCCCGGATAGCTGCTTTCACTCCGGCTTTGTCGCTATCGTAGAGCATTACCGTTTTCCGGGAAAAGCGGTTCAACAGGAGCACCTGATTGAGGGTGAGCGCTGTACCCAAACTGGCAACAGAGTTTACAAAACCATGTTCATAGAGACGCAGAAAGTCGAAATAGCCCTCGCATACCAGAGAGTAGTCCATCTTGCTGATGTTGTATTTGGTCTTGAAAAGGCCATACAGCTCTTTGCCTTTGGTATAGAGATCGGTACCGGGAGAATTTATGTATTTGCCAGAGTTCTCTTTTTCTTCGATGATCCTGCCGCCAAAGGCAATTACATCCCCGGTATTGTTGTGAATAGAAAACATCAGCCGATCGCGGAAAAGGTCGTTCAAAGCTCCACTATATTCGGTAAAGAGTCCGCTTATTTTCAGCAAATCTACGCCATAGCCTTCTTTGAGCAGATGATTCAACAGGCTACGGTTTGAAGGCAGGGCAAACCCCAGTTGCAGCTCCTTGGCCGTCTGAGGGCTAAACTTCCTTCCGGCAAGGTATTCCAAGGCATTATCAGCGTGCTCAAACAGGCATTCTGCAAAAAAATCACCAGCACTTTTATATACCTGTAAAAGCT includes:
- the dnaG gene encoding DNA primase → MDNHLIDQIRQANDIVDVIQAYVPLKHMGSNWRGVCPFHDDTRPSMYVSQPKQIFKCFACGKAGNVFTFVQEYEKLNFIEAVKKLAQRSGFSIPEHERGTVASTRRQQLLQVYKSAGDFFAECLFEHADNALEYLAGRKFSPQTAKELQLGFALPSNRSLLNHLLKEGYGVDLLKISGLFTEYSGALNDLFRDRLMFSIHNNTGDVIAFGGRIIEEKENSGKYINSPGTDLYTKGKELYGLFKTKYNISKMDYSLVCEGYFDFLRLYEHGFVNSVASLGTALTLNQVLLLNRFSRKTVMLYDSDKAGVKAAIRGGMLCLSKGMQVRIATLPEGEDPDSFLLAFGKDALQELIDKAPTLIDFMATSTNIDEPVKERIDLLLDALRQLDDPIQRELFVADISRSFGITTQSLLSSLRRSGGTTTAQPEDAPSPSKLSETSMEMQLLGMALKDADSYNLLANELSVDYFNSKLCRQVFSFLQSRIPKLETWNPAALLDDIENDEIKNSMAELLFEDLHLANLSGMIRDLKLRKLKRDLEVLDKAINRDSGNLELLKQKETLSREYRRMTKRVVNKVLF